TTCGGCGAACGCGCTTCGAACCGAGTCGGGGTCGGCCACGTCGGCCTGTATAGCCCTGGCCCGCTCGCCCAGGCGCGCGGCTTCTTCCGCCAGCTTGCCGGTTTTGTTGGTGGCATCGTCGGGGTCGCTGTCGCCAGCGCGGGCGAGCATTGCTACGCATACGCCGCGTTCGACCAGCGCCTCGGTGATGGCCAGGCCCAGGCCGCGCGAGGCACCTGTGACCAGGGCGGTTTTGCCGGCAAGTGAGCGCGGGGTGCTGTGACTGCCTGCTTCGCTCAAGCGGGGAATCCCAGCGTCTTGGTCTCCAGGTACTCCGAGAAACCCTCCAGCCCCATCTCGCGTCCTATCCCGCTCTGGCGGTAGCCGCCGAAGGGCGAGTCGGGCGCGAACCACATGCCTCCGTTTACGCCCACGGTGCCGGTGCGAAGACGACGGGCCACGCTCTCGGCGCGCTCGAGCGATGCCGAGCTTACGCCGCCCGACAGCCCGTAGTCAGAGTCGTTGGCTATGCGCACGGCGTCGTCGTCGTCGTCAAAGGGCAGCAGGGTGAGTACCGGCCCGAATATTTCTTCGCGGGCTATGGTCATGGAGTTATCGACGTCGGCAAACAGCGTCGGTTCAACGTAGTAGCCCTTTTCGTGCGGCCCGCGTCCGCCGCCGGTGACAAGGCGCGCGCCCTCGGCCTTGCCCTTTTCGATGTAGCCCAGCACGCGCTCCCGCTGGCGAGCATTGATGAGCGGGCCCATCAGGTTGGAGGGGTCGGTGGGGTCTCCCCAGGCCACGCCCTCGACGGCCGTGGCCGCAAGTTCGACCGCTTGATCGTAGCGGTCGCGGGGAATGAGCCAGCGCATGGTCATTGCGCAGCCCTGGGCCGCGTGGGCAAAGCTGAAGGCAGCGAACGGCATAGTAGCCTCAAGGTCGGTGTCGTCGAGGACTATGTGCGCCGACTTGCCGCCCAGCTCGAGGAATACCTTTTTAACCGTGTCCGCCGAGCGGGCCATGATGTGGCGGCCCACGGCCGTCGAGCCGGTGAAGCTTACCATGTCCACGCGTGGGTCGGCGGTGAGGAACTCGCCCACCTCGGCTGGATCGCTCGCGGTCACCACGTTGAATACGCCCGGGGGCATGTCGGTGTGCTCGGCCGCCAGGCGTCCGAGCCAGGTGGCGTTCCACGGGGTATCGGGCGCGGGCTTGAGCACCACCGTGTTGCCCGCCGCCAG
The genomic region above belongs to Candidatus Binatota bacterium and contains:
- a CDS encoding aldehyde dehydrogenase family protein; protein product: MADAVKFNPETRLLIDGELVEAASGRSYDNINPATEEVLGQAADGDSEDAERAVAAARRAFDDGQWAGDRQLRKRCLEQLREALEAEKEPLRWQTVAEAGSPLQLTWAVQCDTVIEQARWPIALIDGFEWERDLGISDFMGMKSRRTVVREPIGVVAAITPWNYPLQVNMAKILPALAAGNTVVLKPAPDTPWNATWLGRLAAEHTDMPPGVFNVVTASDPAEVGEFLTADPRVDMVSFTGSTAVGRHIMARSADTVKKVFLELGGKSAHIVLDDTDLEATMPFAAFSFAHAAQGCAMTMRWLIPRDRYDQAVELAATAVEGVAWGDPTDPSNLMGPLINARQRERVLGYIEKGKAEGARLVTGGGRGPHEKGYYVEPTLFADVDNSMTIAREEIFGPVLTLLPFDDDDDAVRIANDSDYGLSGGVSSASLERAESVARRLRTGTVGVNGGMWFAPDSPFGGYRQSGIGREMGLEGFSEYLETKTLGFPA